One Mesoplodon densirostris isolate mMesDen1 chromosome X, mMesDen1 primary haplotype, whole genome shotgun sequence genomic region harbors:
- the LOC132481582 gene encoding melanoma antigen preferentially expressed in tumors-like, translated as MDQETTVTLLMLAAKSLLNNEPVAIHALDEIPRDLFVPLFNAAFLGGHKAMLTAMVRAWPFRCLHIGSLNTQESYYDILEAMIDGLQMLPAQNSSSWGPKLRILDLRRDPDCKTVCSEIRTTFPFCFKSCKYSQRSILKIEEAQHSVRRLGIGNSGSAPQSAQEPMELLVDISLNSTLRTEQFLSFLCSKIQQDFGSLHICCRDLQIDRMSAHKSILQFLDLGCIEHLEMDQADLSKVLTLLAQVIHLNSLTLCNIPFKSYTRRKFRSFLLSLGRLDNLQELSLPLVCLTNQLHKLLSIVPRQLDTLYLPYCSLSNRDITVLSESSQATHLKELSLSNNKIFSEGYEPFQALLEKVSSTLQHLEINNCMITDSTLSAILPALSHCTHLRVLSFVFNPITMPVLKSLLQHLTSLMKLKYVIYPVPLHCYEEGNFHDSLDRQKLAEVQAQLEAMLHGAQRDDMNWATCS; from the exons ATGGACCAAGAGACCACAGTTACACTCCTAATGCTTGCTGCAAAGAGTCTGCTGAATAATGAGCCTGTAGCTATCCATGCCCTGGACGAAATCCCAAGAGACCTCTTTGTTCCATTGTTCAACGCTGCCTTCTTGGGTGGGCATAAGGCGATGCTAACGGCAATGGTGAGGGCTTGGCCTTTTCGCTGTCTCCACATTGGGTCATTGAACACACAGGAGTCATACTATGACATCTTGGAAGCCATGATTGATGGTCTGCAGATGCTCCCTGCCCAGAACTCTTCCTCTTG ggGGCCCAAACTGAGGATCCTAGATTTAAGGCGTGACCCGGACTGTAAGACAGTATGCTCTGAGATTCGGACCACATTCCCTTTCTGTTTTAAGTCATGCAAATACTCTCAGCGCTCTATCCTTAAGATAGAAGAAGCTCAGCATAGTGTCAGGCGCCTCGGGATTGGTAATTCTGGGTCTGCGCCTCAGTCAGCTCAGGAACCCATGGAATTACTAGTGGATATTTCCCTCAATAGTACCTTGAGAACAGAGcaattcctctctttcctttgtaGTAAAATTCAGCAGGACTTTGGGTCCTTGCACATCTGCTGCAGAGATTTGCAAATCGATAGAATGTCTGCCCACAAAAGTATCCTGCAGTTTCTTGATCTGGGGTGCATTGAACACCTGGAAATGGATCAGGCTGATCTGAGTAAAGTCCTCACCCTTTTGGCTCAGGTGATCCACCTGAACAGCCTTACTCTGTGTAACATCCCCTTTAAATCTTATACGAGAAGGAAATTCAgatcttttctcctctcccttggGCGGCTGGACAACCTCCAGGAGCTCAGCTTGCCTCTCGTCTGCCTCACCAATCAACTGCACAAACTGCTcag CATTGTGCCACGTCAGTTGGATACACTGTATCTACCTTACTGTAGCCTTTCTAACAGAGACATCACTGTCCTGTCCGAGAGCTCTCAGGCCACCCACCTAAAGGAACTGAGTCTCAGTAACAACAAGATCTTCTCAGAAGGATATGAGCCCTTCCAGGCTCTGCTGGAGAAGGTCTCAAGCACCCTGCAACATCTGGAGATAAACAATTGTATGATAACTGATTCTACTCTGTCTGCCATCCTCCCAGCCCTGAGCCACTGTACCCACCTCCGTGTCCTTAGCTTTGTCTTCAATCCCATTACCATGCCTGTGCTCAAGAGTCTTCTGCAGCACTTGACATCCTTGATGAAGCTGAAGTATGTGATTTATCCTGTCCCTCTCCATTGCTACGAGGAAGGGAATTTTCATGACAGTTTGGACCGACAGAAACTTGCTGAAGTTCAGGCTCAGTTGGAGGCGATGCTGCACGGGGCACAGCGGGATGACATGAATTGGGCCACTTGTTCATAG